The Mycolicibacterium flavescens genome has a segment encoding these proteins:
- a CDS encoding FadD27, translating into MRFGPPRRPRRVVDLLNPAAALAPAANVIMQLASPSVGYGVLESPVDSGNVYKHPFKRARTTGTYLAVATMGTESDRRLIREEVDRVHALVRSTPASPVSYKAFDPRLQLWVAACLYRYYIDQHEFLYGPLDDEAADAVYLDARKLGTTLQVREDMWPPDRAAFDEYWKRSLDELRIDEPVREHLHGVAAMAFLPAPLRLLAGRFNLFATTGFLPHEFREHMRLPWSGRQQRRFEALLAALRVADRIIPRDVWILGYRLYLWDMRARARRGRRVV; encoded by the coding sequence ATGAGGTTCGGGCCCCCGCGTCGGCCGAGACGCGTCGTCGACTTGCTCAATCCGGCTGCAGCGCTGGCGCCGGCGGCCAACGTGATCATGCAGCTGGCCTCGCCCAGCGTCGGTTACGGCGTGCTGGAGAGCCCGGTCGACAGCGGCAACGTCTACAAGCACCCGTTCAAACGCGCGCGCACGACTGGAACCTACCTCGCGGTGGCGACGATGGGCACCGAGAGCGACCGCCGGCTGATCCGCGAGGAGGTCGACCGCGTGCACGCGCTGGTGCGGTCCACCCCGGCAAGCCCGGTGTCGTACAAGGCGTTTGACCCCCGGCTGCAGCTATGGGTCGCCGCCTGCCTGTACCGCTACTACATCGACCAGCACGAGTTCCTGTACGGACCACTCGACGACGAGGCGGCCGACGCGGTCTATCTCGACGCCAGAAAGCTCGGCACCACGCTGCAGGTCCGTGAAGACATGTGGCCGCCGGATCGCGCCGCCTTCGACGAGTACTGGAAACGCTCACTGGACGAACTGCGCATCGACGAACCCGTGCGCGAACACCTGCACGGGGTGGCCGCGATGGCGTTCCTGCCCGCTCCGCTGCGGCTGCTCGCCGGCCGGTTCAACCTGTTCGCCACGACGGGGTTCCTGCCGCATGAGTTTCGTGAGCACATGCGGCTGCCGTGGTCGGGGCGCCAGCAGCGCAGGTTCGAGGCGCTGCTGGCCGCGCTGCGCGTCGCCGACCGCATCATCCCGCGCGATGTCTGGATTCTCGGCTACCGGCTGTACCTGTGGGATATGCGCG
- a CDS encoding cobalamin biosynthesis protein CobD produces the protein MALFGSVAAALERRSYADTRAAGVVHTAILLGALTLLGAAGDRMSRRRGAAAGTVTTAATVFVALGGTSLARAGDQMARHLDRGDTDNARRLLPSLCGRDPSVLDEAGLIRAALESVAENTSDAHVAPLLWTALGGVPAVLVYRGANTLDAMIGHRSPRYLRFGWAAARFDDLLNHLAARATAVLVAACAPVVGGSPVAALRAWKRDAARHPSPNAGVVEAAFAGALGVRLGGPTQYAHELEIRPTLGDGPPPQVADLRKAVRLSRAVQLAAAGVAIALSAVGRTGRRASPPS, from the coding sequence GTGGCGCTCTTCGGCAGTGTGGCGGCCGCTTTGGAGCGTCGCAGCTACGCCGACACCCGTGCGGCGGGCGTCGTGCACACGGCAATCCTGCTCGGCGCGCTGACACTGCTCGGCGCCGCGGGGGATCGAATGTCGCGGCGCCGGGGTGCCGCAGCGGGCACGGTCACCACGGCCGCGACGGTGTTCGTCGCGCTGGGTGGAACATCGCTGGCCCGCGCCGGGGACCAGATGGCTCGACACCTGGACCGCGGTGACACCGACAACGCCCGCCGACTGCTGCCGTCGTTGTGCGGTCGCGACCCCTCGGTGCTCGACGAGGCCGGCCTCATCCGCGCGGCGCTGGAGTCGGTCGCGGAGAACACCTCCGACGCCCACGTGGCGCCGCTGCTGTGGACCGCCCTCGGGGGCGTGCCTGCGGTGCTGGTGTACCGCGGTGCGAACACATTGGACGCGATGATCGGTCACCGCTCGCCGCGCTATTTGCGCTTCGGTTGGGCGGCAGCGCGTTTCGACGATCTGCTGAACCATCTCGCCGCCCGCGCGACCGCGGTGCTGGTTGCCGCATGTGCCCCCGTGGTCGGCGGCTCTCCCGTCGCGGCGCTGCGCGCGTGGAAGCGTGACGCCGCCCGGCATCCCAGTCCGAACGCAGGCGTGGTGGAGGCCGCATTCGCGGGCGCGTTGGGGGTGCGGCTCGGCGGCCCCACTCAGTACGCGCACGAACTGGAGATCCGGCCGACGCTCGGCGACGGCCCGCCGCCACAGGTGGCCGACCTGCGCAAGGCTGTGCGGCTGTCGCGGGCGGTCCAACTGGCCGCCGCTGGGGTGGCGATCGCGCTCAGCGCCGTCGGCCGTACCGGTCGGCGAGCTTCTCCTCCGTCGTGA
- a CDS encoding putative transmembrane protein, producing the protein MRRWSFLLRPSWLALFVVVAAFAYLCFTVLAPWQLGKNTKTSRENAQIANSLTAEPVPVTSLLPNQDSAAPDDQWRRVTATGRYLPEAQVLARLRIVEGEPAFEVLVPFAVDGGPTVLVDRGYVRPVQASGVPEIEPVPDGTVTIAARLRDSEGLVQGKEPFRQDGIQQVYSINTAQISAITGVPLAGSYLQLEADQPGGLGAIPLPHLDAGPFLSYGIQWIAFGIIAPIGLGYFIYAELRERRREKAAREAAQAKPEAPLTTEEKLADRYGRRR; encoded by the coding sequence ATGCGCCGGTGGTCCTTCCTGCTGCGGCCGTCATGGCTGGCGCTGTTTGTCGTCGTGGCCGCGTTCGCGTACCTCTGTTTCACCGTGCTGGCGCCGTGGCAGTTGGGCAAGAACACCAAGACCTCGCGGGAAAACGCGCAGATCGCGAACTCCTTGACCGCCGAGCCGGTCCCCGTGACCTCGCTTCTGCCGAACCAGGACTCGGCAGCCCCGGACGACCAGTGGCGGCGGGTCACCGCGACCGGACGCTACCTACCCGAGGCTCAGGTGCTCGCGAGGCTGCGGATCGTCGAGGGCGAGCCCGCATTCGAGGTGCTGGTTCCGTTCGCCGTGGACGGCGGGCCGACGGTGCTCGTCGACCGTGGATACGTGCGGCCGGTACAGGCTTCGGGGGTGCCGGAGATCGAACCGGTGCCGGACGGCACGGTGACGATCGCGGCGCGGTTGCGCGACTCCGAGGGGCTGGTGCAAGGCAAGGAGCCGTTCCGGCAGGACGGCATCCAGCAGGTGTACTCGATCAACACCGCGCAGATCTCGGCGATCACGGGTGTCCCGCTGGCCGGTTCCTATCTGCAGCTGGAGGCCGATCAGCCGGGCGGACTGGGCGCGATCCCGCTGCCGCACCTCGACGCCGGACCGTTCCTGTCCTACGGCATTCAGTGGATCGCGTTCGGCATCATCGCGCCGATCGGGCTGGGCTACTTCATCTATGCCGAACTGCGCGAGCGCAGACGGGAGAAGGCTGCTCGGGAGGCCGCGCAGGCGAAGCCAGAGGCTCCGCTCACGACGGAGGAGAAGCTCGCCGACCGGTACGGCCGACGGCGCTGA
- the ptpA_2 gene encoding protein-tyrosine-phosphatase, protein MSEPLHVTFICSGNICRSPMAEKMFAHQIDERGLGDAVRVTSAGTGGWHAGEPADRRASHVLREHGYPTAHRAAQVNEDHMSADLVIALGRNHVRMLKDLGVPAERIRMLRSFDPRSGAHALDVEDPYYGDHSDFEDVYTVIEASLPGLHEWVDNQLADRGIAS, encoded by the coding sequence GTGTCTGAACCCCTGCACGTGACGTTCATCTGCTCGGGCAACATCTGCCGATCGCCGATGGCGGAGAAGATGTTCGCCCATCAGATCGACGAGCGCGGCCTGGGTGACGCGGTCCGCGTGACCAGCGCCGGCACCGGCGGTTGGCACGCCGGCGAGCCCGCGGACCGCAGGGCCAGCCACGTCCTGCGCGAGCACGGCTATCCGACCGCGCACCGGGCCGCCCAGGTCAACGAGGACCACATGTCCGCCGACCTGGTGATCGCACTCGGCCGCAACCACGTTCGGATGCTCAAGGATCTCGGTGTGCCCGCCGAACGGATCCGGATGCTGCGCTCGTTCGACCCGCGTTCGGGTGCTCATGCACTGGACGTCGAGGACCCCTACTACGGCGATCACTCCGACTTCGAAGACGTGTACACGGTCATCGAAGCGTCGCTGCCGGGTCTGCACGAGTGGGTCGACAACCAGCTTGCCGACCGGGGAATCGCCAGCTGA
- a CDS encoding HAD family hydrolase, with amino-acid sequence MLASTTTATRPQLVIFDLDGTLTDSAQGIVSSFRHALGSVGAVVPDGDLASMIIGPPMHHTLRSLGLGDRTTDAIEAYRTDYRTRGWAMNRVFDGIPALLADLRAAGVRLAVATSKAEPTAQRILAHFGLADCFEVIAGASVDGSRAHKVDVVAHALAQLGEIPERTLMVGDRSHDVEGAAAHGIETVVVGWGYGKDDFDGPDAVAAAAHVASVADLREVLGV; translated from the coding sequence ATGCTGGCCTCCACGACTACGGCGACCCGCCCCCAACTGGTGATCTTCGACCTCGACGGCACCCTGACCGATTCGGCGCAGGGCATCGTCTCGAGTTTCCGCCATGCCCTGGGGTCGGTCGGCGCCGTCGTGCCCGACGGAGACCTGGCCAGCATGATCATCGGCCCGCCGATGCACCACACACTGCGAAGCCTCGGGCTCGGCGACCGCACCACCGATGCCATCGAGGCATACCGCACCGATTACCGGACCCGAGGGTGGGCGATGAACCGGGTCTTCGACGGCATCCCCGCGCTGCTGGCCGATCTGCGCGCGGCCGGCGTGCGCCTGGCGGTGGCCACCTCGAAGGCCGAGCCGACCGCGCAGCGGATCCTCGCCCACTTCGGCCTGGCCGACTGCTTCGAGGTCATCGCGGGCGCAAGCGTCGACGGTTCGCGCGCACACAAGGTCGACGTCGTCGCCCACGCATTGGCCCAGCTGGGCGAGATCCCCGAGCGCACACTGATGGTCGGCGACCGGTCGCATGACGTCGAAGGTGCCGCCGCGCACGGTATCGAGACCGTGGTCGTCGGATGGGGCTACGGCAAGGACGATTTCGACGGACCCGACGCCGTTGCCGCCGCCGCGCACGTCGCCTCGGTCGCAGACCTGCGTGAGGTGCTTGGTGTCTGA
- the cobD gene encoding PLP-dependent enzyme, histidinol-phosphate/aromatic aminotransferase or cobyric acid decarboxylase: protein MVSPLRAAARYHGDQAVVPGMLDFAVNVRADEPPSWLVDRLSARLADLARYPSATDSQRALDAVAGRHDRAADEVVLLAGAAEAFARLPDLQPRRAALIAPSFTEPEAALAAAGVPFAHVVLEAPYTLTPDAVPGDADLVVVGNPTNPTGVLHTREQVLALRRPGRIVVVDEAFADAVPGEPGSLAADALPDVVVLRSLTKTWALAGLRVGYALGAPDVLARLTARRPHWPLGTLQLEAVAACSTPDAVAEADDAARRLTEVRAEMVAGLTSIGVHVVTGSAPFVLFCVPDAELMRKHLDRRGIAVRRCDTFVGLDGQFLRAAVRPEWPVLVDAMAEVLR, encoded by the coding sequence GTGGTGAGTCCGCTGCGTGCTGCCGCGCGGTACCACGGCGATCAGGCTGTGGTCCCCGGGATGCTGGACTTTGCCGTCAACGTCCGCGCTGATGAGCCCCCGTCCTGGCTGGTCGACCGCCTCTCGGCCCGGTTGGCCGATCTGGCCCGGTATCCGAGCGCGACCGATTCTCAGCGGGCGCTCGACGCGGTCGCAGGAAGGCACGACCGCGCCGCCGACGAGGTCGTGCTGCTGGCGGGGGCGGCCGAGGCGTTCGCGCGGTTGCCGGACCTGCAGCCGCGACGCGCCGCCCTCATCGCCCCGTCGTTCACCGAACCGGAGGCGGCGCTGGCCGCGGCCGGGGTGCCCTTCGCGCACGTGGTACTGGAAGCGCCGTACACCCTGACCCCGGACGCGGTGCCCGGCGACGCCGACCTCGTCGTCGTCGGCAATCCGACCAATCCGACCGGCGTACTGCACACCCGCGAGCAGGTGCTCGCCCTGCGCAGGCCCGGGCGCATCGTGGTGGTGGACGAGGCGTTCGCCGACGCGGTTCCCGGCGAGCCTGGATCGCTGGCCGCCGACGCCCTGCCCGACGTCGTCGTCCTGCGCAGCCTGACCAAGACGTGGGCGCTGGCCGGGTTGCGCGTCGGCTACGCGCTGGGCGCGCCGGACGTGCTGGCACGGCTGACCGCACGGCGTCCGCACTGGCCCCTCGGCACGCTGCAACTCGAGGCCGTCGCGGCGTGCAGCACACCCGATGCGGTGGCCGAGGCCGACGATGCCGCCCGGCGGCTGACGGAGGTGCGCGCGGAGATGGTGGCCGGCTTGACTAGCATCGGCGTGCATGTCGTCACCGGTTCGGCCCCCTTCGTCCTGTTCTGTGTGCCGGATGCCGAACTGATGCGAAAACACCTGGATCGCAGAGGTATTGCTGTGCGTCGCTGTGACACGTTCGTCGGGCTGGACGGTCAGTTCCTGCGCGCGGCGGTACGCCCGGAGTGGCCCGTGCTGGTCGACGCGATGGCCGAGGTGCTGCGATGA
- a CDS encoding dinuclear metal center protein, YbgI/SA1388 family: MSARLADIIDVLEAAYPPELAQDWDSVGLVCGDPSETVETVTVAVDATADVVAEVPEGGLLLAHHPLLLRGVDTVAASTAKGALIHRLIRSGRALFTAHTNADSASPGVSDALAEALGLTVEEVLAPASAESDLDKWVVFVPAENSEAVREGMFAAGAGRIGDYSHCCWTTTGTGQFLPHDGASPAIGSVGSVEHVPEDRVEVIAPARLRGHVLAALRAAHPYEEPAFDVFALAPIPGNAGLGRIGVLDRPEPLSAFVSRVREALPPTSWGVRASGDLDAEVSRVAVCGGAGDSLLGLVARMGVDAYVTSDLRHHPADEHRRASQVALVDVAHWASEYPWCRQAADLLQAHFGDALPVRVSDVRTDPWNVER; the protein is encoded by the coding sequence ATGAGCGCCCGGCTGGCCGACATCATCGACGTGCTGGAGGCGGCATACCCGCCGGAGCTGGCGCAGGACTGGGACTCGGTCGGCCTGGTCTGCGGGGACCCGTCGGAGACCGTCGAGACGGTCACGGTTGCTGTCGACGCCACCGCCGATGTCGTCGCCGAGGTTCCCGAGGGCGGCCTACTGCTGGCTCACCATCCGCTGCTGTTGCGCGGCGTGGACACCGTGGCCGCCAGCACTGCCAAGGGCGCCCTGATCCATCGCCTGATCCGCAGCGGCCGGGCGCTGTTCACCGCCCACACCAACGCGGACTCGGCTTCGCCCGGCGTCTCCGACGCGCTGGCCGAAGCGCTCGGGCTCACCGTCGAGGAGGTGCTCGCGCCGGCGAGTGCGGAATCCGATTTGGACAAGTGGGTCGTCTTCGTGCCTGCGGAGAACTCGGAGGCGGTGCGCGAGGGCATGTTCGCGGCGGGGGCAGGGCGTATCGGTGACTATTCGCACTGCTGCTGGACCACGACTGGCACCGGGCAGTTCCTGCCGCACGACGGCGCGTCACCGGCGATCGGCAGCGTCGGATCCGTCGAACACGTGCCAGAGGACCGGGTGGAAGTCATCGCCCCCGCGCGGTTGCGCGGGCACGTGCTGGCCGCGCTGCGGGCCGCGCATCCCTACGAGGAACCCGCGTTCGACGTCTTCGCGCTGGCGCCGATTCCCGGCAATGCCGGGTTGGGACGCATCGGCGTGCTGGATCGTCCTGAACCGTTGTCGGCGTTCGTGTCTCGCGTGCGCGAAGCACTACCCCCCACGTCGTGGGGCGTGCGCGCATCTGGTGACTTGGACGCCGAGGTGTCGCGGGTCGCGGTGTGCGGCGGTGCGGGTGACTCGCTGCTCGGCCTCGTCGCACGCATGGGTGTCGACGCGTACGTGACGTCGGACCTGCGGCACCACCCCGCCGACGAACACCGACGCGCTTCGCAGGTCGCGCTCGTGGACGTCGCGCACTGGGCCAGCGAATACCCGTGGTGCCGCCAAGCCGCAGACCTGCTGCAAGCCCATTTCGGTGACGCGCTGCCTGTGCGGGTGTCCGACGTGCGCACCGATCCGTGGAATGTCGAGAGATGA
- a CDS encoding Zn-ribbon protein, possibly nucleic acid-binding protein, with the protein MSMKAEVAQQQTLSELAELDASLARLEHRVKNLAEQQRLEEVQAAHREANDRLAALQIAIEDLDAQIAKFESEIDSVRQREDRDRKLLSGGSVDAKQLTELQHELDTLERRQAALEDSQLEVMERREELQRDQQAAVARMDELQNELRSAQTACDDVRTELVQQRHQSLSRRDELVAALDADLVRLYEQQRARGGAGAGQLQGRRCGACRLEIDKGELARISAAADDEVLRCPECGAILLRLKGSGG; encoded by the coding sequence ATGAGCATGAAAGCCGAAGTAGCTCAACAACAGACGCTATCCGAGTTGGCCGAGCTCGATGCTTCCCTTGCCCGGCTGGAGCATCGGGTGAAAAACCTCGCCGAACAGCAGCGGCTCGAGGAGGTACAGGCCGCGCATCGGGAGGCCAACGACCGACTAGCGGCACTGCAGATCGCCATCGAGGATCTCGACGCCCAGATCGCCAAGTTCGAATCCGAGATCGACTCGGTCCGCCAGCGTGAAGACCGTGACCGCAAGCTGCTTTCGGGCGGCTCGGTGGACGCCAAACAGCTCACCGAGTTGCAGCACGAACTCGACACCCTGGAGCGCAGGCAAGCGGCGCTGGAAGATTCGCAACTCGAGGTGATGGAGCGACGCGAGGAACTGCAACGCGACCAGCAGGCCGCGGTCGCGAGGATGGACGAGCTGCAGAACGAGCTGCGCTCCGCGCAGACCGCATGCGACGACGTCCGTACCGAGCTGGTTCAGCAGCGCCACCAGAGCCTGTCGCGCCGCGACGAACTCGTCGCGGCACTCGACGCCGACTTGGTCAGGCTCTACGAACAGCAGCGCGCCCGCGGCGGCGCGGGGGCCGGCCAACTGCAGGGGCGCCGATGCGGAGCGTGCCGCCTCGAGATCGACAAAGGGGAGCTTGCGCGCATCTCCGCGGCGGCCGACGACGAGGTGCTCCGCTGCCCTGAGTGCGGCGCGATCCTGTTGCGTCTCAAAGGGTCTGGCGGGTGA
- a CDS encoding fructose-2,6-bisphosphatase has translation MKVIVEADGGSRGNPGPAGYGAVVWSADHATVFAERKEAIGHATNNVAEYRGLIAGLSEAASLGATEVDARMDSKLVVEQMSGRWKVKHPDIAALHQQATALATRFDRVTYKWIPRAENSHADRLANEAMDAAAEIPSGVAGTEPHQASNPTAWSGARGAPTRFLLLRHGQTELSVDRRYSGRGNPALTELGRRQAEAAAHYLGQRGGVAAVVTSPLQRAYDTAAAAAKVLGLDVTVDDDLIETDFGAWEGLTFAEAAERDPDLHRRWLRDTSLAPPDGESFDSAAERVGRARARILAERGGETVLVVSHVTPIKTLLRMALDGGPNILYRLHLDLASLSIAEFYADGAASVRLVNQTAYLD, from the coding sequence GTGAAGGTCATCGTCGAGGCCGACGGTGGCTCGCGCGGCAACCCGGGTCCGGCGGGCTACGGGGCGGTGGTCTGGTCGGCGGATCACGCCACGGTGTTCGCCGAGCGCAAGGAGGCGATCGGTCACGCGACGAACAATGTCGCCGAGTACCGCGGGTTGATCGCCGGCCTGAGCGAGGCGGCGAGCCTGGGCGCCACCGAGGTCGACGCGCGAATGGACTCCAAGCTCGTGGTGGAACAGATGTCGGGCCGGTGGAAGGTCAAGCACCCGGACATCGCGGCCCTGCATCAGCAGGCCACAGCGCTGGCCACCCGTTTCGACCGGGTCACCTACAAGTGGATTCCGCGTGCGGAGAACAGCCACGCCGACCGGCTGGCCAACGAGGCGATGGACGCCGCGGCCGAAATTCCTTCGGGCGTGGCGGGAACGGAACCGCATCAGGCGTCGAACCCCACCGCGTGGAGCGGTGCGCGTGGGGCGCCGACGCGGTTCCTGCTGCTGCGCCACGGCCAGACCGAGTTGTCGGTCGACCGTCGATACTCGGGGCGCGGTAACCCCGCGCTGACCGAACTCGGGCGTCGTCAGGCCGAAGCCGCCGCGCACTATCTCGGACAGCGCGGGGGCGTCGCGGCGGTCGTCACGTCACCGCTGCAGCGGGCGTACGACACCGCGGCGGCGGCGGCCAAAGTGCTCGGCCTGGACGTGACCGTCGACGACGACCTGATCGAGACCGACTTCGGGGCCTGGGAGGGCCTGACGTTCGCCGAAGCGGCCGAACGCGACCCCGACCTGCATCGGCGTTGGCTGCGCGACACCTCGCTTGCGCCTCCGGACGGCGAGAGCTTCGACTCCGCTGCTGAGCGTGTCGGCAGGGCGCGGGCACGGATCCTGGCAGAGCGTGGGGGGGAGACGGTGCTGGTGGTCTCGCATGTGACGCCGATCAAGACGTTGCTGCGGATGGCGCTCGACGGTGGCCCGAACATCTTGTACCGGCTGCATCTCGATCTCGCGTCGCTGTCGATCGCCGAGTTCTATGCCGACGGCGCGGCATCGGTGCGGTTGGTCAATCAGACGGCTTACCTGGATTAG
- a CDS encoding putative transcriptional regulator gives MQAKDEDSVDARVRRRLRELRTQHGLTLEDVARRSNIDVSTLSRLESGKRRLALDHLPRLAVALSVSTDELLRAPEAEDPRVRSGSHTAHGITYWPLTRQAAGGLHAFKIRISARRRNPPAELPVHEGQDWMYVLSGQLRLILGERDFTVKPGEAVEFSTWTPHWFGVVDGPVEAITIFGPHGERLHLHD, from the coding sequence ATGCAGGCAAAAGATGAAGACAGCGTCGACGCGCGGGTGCGTCGCAGGCTGCGCGAACTACGCACCCAGCACGGCCTGACACTGGAGGATGTAGCCCGGCGGTCGAACATCGACGTGTCCACGTTGAGCCGGCTGGAGTCCGGCAAGCGCCGCCTCGCCCTCGACCACCTGCCCAGACTGGCGGTCGCGTTGTCGGTGAGCACCGACGAGCTGCTGCGCGCACCGGAGGCCGAGGACCCACGCGTGCGCAGCGGATCCCATACCGCACACGGAATCACGTATTGGCCGTTGACCCGCCAGGCCGCCGGCGGTCTGCACGCCTTCAAGATCCGGATCAGCGCCCGGCGGCGCAACCCGCCCGCTGAACTTCCGGTGCACGAAGGCCAGGACTGGATGTACGTCCTGTCCGGCCAGCTGCGCCTGATCCTCGGTGAGCGCGACTTCACCGTGAAACCTGGTGAGGCGGTGGAGTTCTCGACGTGGACGCCGCACTGGTTCGGCGTGGTGGACGGGCCGGTCGAGGCGATCACGATCTTCGGGCCGCACGGCGAGCGGCTGCACCTACACGACTAA
- the trxB_1 gene encoding thioredoxin reductase: MDRIWDCVVVGGGAAGLSAALVLGRARRRTLLIDGGAQSNLPAHGIGGLLGHDGRPPAELYALGRRELSAYPSVEVRAAEVTGGERADGLFVLRLDDGGVERARKVVLATGMEYRPPPLPGLAELWGRSAFHCPFCHGWEVRDQPLAVLASGERAVHTALLLRLWSDDVVLLTDGPADLDLAQRERLAAAGVTIDDRPVAELVGAAGTLEAVVFTDDSRLPRAGILVATTLHQRTSLAEQLGATTGEPTPVAHNPVHVDAFYRTSADGVFAVGDLVAQMPQVAAAVAAGSAAAAAVVQSLVEADFPAVVPERSRHVNA; this comes from the coding sequence ATGGACAGAATTTGGGATTGCGTCGTCGTCGGTGGCGGTGCCGCCGGGCTGAGTGCCGCGCTGGTGCTGGGCAGGGCTCGTCGTCGCACACTGCTGATTGACGGCGGCGCACAGAGCAACCTCCCCGCGCACGGCATCGGTGGGCTTCTGGGCCACGACGGCCGGCCGCCGGCGGAGCTGTACGCGTTGGGACGTCGAGAGTTGTCGGCGTATCCGTCGGTCGAAGTGCGAGCGGCAGAAGTCACCGGCGGGGAGCGCGCGGACGGACTGTTCGTCCTGCGGTTGGACGACGGCGGAGTCGAGCGTGCCCGGAAGGTGGTGTTGGCCACTGGCATGGAGTACCGGCCGCCGCCGCTTCCCGGCCTGGCGGAGCTGTGGGGTCGGTCCGCTTTCCACTGCCCGTTCTGCCACGGCTGGGAAGTCCGCGATCAGCCCCTGGCCGTGCTGGCCAGCGGTGAGCGTGCGGTGCATACGGCACTGTTGCTGCGTCTCTGGAGCGACGACGTCGTCCTGCTCACCGACGGTCCCGCTGATCTCGACCTCGCACAGCGCGAGCGGCTGGCGGCTGCGGGTGTGACGATCGACGACCGGCCGGTGGCCGAATTGGTGGGTGCCGCAGGCACTCTGGAGGCCGTGGTGTTCACCGACGACAGCCGGCTGCCCCGGGCGGGCATCCTGGTCGCCACGACGCTTCACCAGCGCACTTCGCTGGCCGAACAACTCGGCGCCACAACGGGCGAGCCGACTCCGGTCGCGCACAATCCGGTTCACGTCGACGCGTTCTATCGCACCAGTGCGGACGGGGTTTTCGCCGTAGGCGACCTGGTGGCACAGATGCCGCAGGTGGCCGCCGCGGTGGCGGCGGGTTCAGCGGCAGCAGCCGCTGTCGTGCAGAGCCTGGTCGAAGCGGATTTTCCAGCAGTCGTTCCGGAAAGGAGCCGACATGTCAACGCCTGA
- the ycgJ_1 gene encoding methyltransferase family protein, translating into MSTPDAKQHWEERYSERNRIWSGRANVRLVGMVSDLEPGTALDLGSGEGGDAMWLAERGWRVVAVDIAETALRRAATDAVARGVGDRIDFQQHDLSESFPDGEFDLVNAQFLHSTFPLDRTAIFRSAARAVRAGGLLLIVDHGTPPPWLSELHGHHQTFIPPEEVVAALNLSESEWEPAKISTPMRDVTTPDGEPAQWSDNVILLRRR; encoded by the coding sequence ATGTCAACGCCTGACGCCAAACAGCATTGGGAGGAGCGTTACAGCGAACGCAATCGCATCTGGAGCGGTCGAGCGAACGTTCGGCTCGTCGGGATGGTGTCGGACCTCGAGCCCGGCACCGCGCTCGATCTGGGCAGCGGTGAGGGCGGCGACGCGATGTGGCTCGCCGAGAGGGGATGGCGGGTCGTCGCCGTCGACATCGCCGAAACCGCTTTGCGGCGTGCGGCCACCGATGCCGTCGCGCGCGGGGTGGGGGACCGGATCGACTTTCAGCAACACGACCTGTCGGAGAGCTTCCCCGACGGCGAATTCGATTTGGTGAACGCGCAGTTCCTGCACTCGACGTTCCCGCTTGACCGGACGGCGATCTTCCGGTCGGCCGCGCGGGCGGTCCGGGCGGGCGGACTTCTGCTCATCGTCGACCACGGCACACCGCCGCCGTGGCTTTCCGAACTTCATGGCCACCACCAGACGTTCATACCGCCCGAGGAGGTCGTCGCCGCGCTGAACCTGTCTGAGTCCGAATGGGAACCGGCAAAGATCAGTACGCCGATGCGTGACGTCACGACGCCGGACGGCGAGCCGGCGCAATGGTCCGACAACGTGATCCTGCTGCGGCGCCGGTAG